TGGTGGAGGCTATCTCTCCGTCCCAAAGAACGTATCCGAACTTGATACTCTGTTTCTCTTCATCTGCGGGGGTCATTGCCAATACTGCGACAGCGGCAATGATCAATATCGCCACTATGGCGATAACCCCGATTAGCATTTTCTTCTGCTTTGCTTCCATATATTATTCACCTACCTATTTCTCTGGACCAGCCTTGTGGTTCCAGGTCCTATGAAACGAGAAATCATCATCGTTTTGACCCCATCCCCTGTGTGATACGGTCCAATATTATGGCGATGATCACCACCGCCAATCCAGCCTCGAATCCCAGAGCGACGTCCACCCTTTGGATGGCTATCAGGACGTTCCTTCCCAGACCAGCCGCCCCGATCATCGAGGCGATGACCACCATTGACAGCGAGAGCATTATGCACTGGTTAATTCCGGCCATTATGGTCGGTTTGGCCATGGGCAGCTCCACCTTGAACAATTTTTGTGTCCAGGTCGTTCCGAACGAATCAGCCACTTCGCGCAGTTCCTTGGCCACTTCCCTGATGCCCAGATCGGTGAAGCGGACCACTGGCGGTATGGCGAAGATGACCGTGGCAATAATGCCTGGCACGTTTCCAAGTCGGAAAAGGATGACCACCGGTATCAGATATACGAAGGAGGGCATGGTCTGCATGAAATCCAGGATGACCCGCATGAACGAATTGAGACGATCGTTCTTCGCCGCAATTATTCCAAGGGGTATTCCAAATAAAAACGATATCAAAGCTGACACAATGACCAAGGTCAGGGTCAGCATGGACAGGTCCCAAAGGCCCATGTTCCATATGATCAGTAAGGCCAGACCGATCGAGATGCTGAGCAGTATCTTCCTTGTCAATAACAGCGCGATGATCCCGATGACCAATATCATGGCCAGGTCCGGCAATGCGGTCATCACGGCCAAGGTTAAGTCCACCATGCCGCTCAACGAATCGTGCACCAGGTCCAACACCGGGTCAAAGTTATCCTTGACGACATCGACAAGACCCTCGGCCCATTGTCCCCATGGTATTTGATCCACCATCAATTAACACCCCCGGTGGCGTTCAAAGCGGATATGACCATACCCGGGACTATGAGCCCTTTCAACTTCCGTTCCTCGTTCAAGACCGGGATCGGATAATTAGTGACTATCAGGATGGGTATCAAAAATTCGACCGCGGTATCAGGGAGCACGGTCTGTATGTCAATATTGGCAACCTCCATGATCTTCGTCTTCCCCTCTTTGATACCCCTGAGGGCATCATCAGCATCCAACAATCCTTGGAATACATTGGATCGGTCTACCACCGGTATCGTGGAGAGGCTGGCATCTTTCATAAGCACCAGCGCCGTCCTTAGTCCTTGGCCGACGGTCACTGTGAGCAGCGCCTTCTTCATGATGTTCTGACAGGTTAGGACCTTGCCCCGGTCAACCCCCTCTATGAATCGCAGCACATAATCGTCCGCTGGGTTGGTCAGGATCTCCTCCGCTGTGCCGATCTGTACGATTTGGCCGTTGTTCATCAAAGCGATGCGATCTCCCAGCCTGAGCGCCTCATCAAGGTCGTGGGTCACAAATATGATGGTCTTGTGCATGCGCCCCTGTATTTCCAGCAGTTCGTCCTGCATGTCCCTTCTGATCAGAGGGTCCAAAGCGCTGAAGGCCTCGTCCATGAGTATTATGTCAGTGTCCGTGGCCAAAGCTCGTGCCAATCCCACTCTCTGTTTCATGCCCCCACTGAGTTCTGCCGGTTTCATGCTCTCGTAGCCTTTCAGGCCTACAAGTTCGATCACACGCATACCAGCTTCATATCTTTCGTCCTTAGGGATGCCTTGCACCTCTAGGCCGAACACTACGTTGTCCAGGACCGTCTTGTTGGGAAGCAGGGCAAAGTTCTGGAAAACCATGCTTATCTTGATCTTACGGAAATAGCGAAGCTCGTCGGAGGTCATCTTTAGGACATCCGCACCATCAATGAGGATCTGGCCGCTGGTAGGTTCGATAAGACGGTTGATGCATCGTTCCAGGGTCGATTTTCCGCTTCCGGACAGACCCATAAGGACGAAAAGCTCTCCTTTCTTAACAGAGAAATCGATGTCATATAGACCCACGGTCGCTCCTGTTTCGCTCAGTATATCCTCTTTGCCCATCCCCTGTTTTAACAAAGACAATATTTTCTCGGGATGATGGGCATTGAAAATTTTTGAAAGCCCTTTGACCACTATCTTATCTTCTCCCGATCCTTCATCCATCCCTGTTGTTTGTAAAACGGCGACTTTACTGCCCAGGTTCAAGCCGATCAAGAACTCTCCTATCGAGTTGCTCAATGGAGATATGAGGTCGTTCAAGGACCGATCGAGATGATTCTCGGTTTCAGT
The sequence above is a segment of the Methanomassiliicoccales archaeon genome. Coding sequences within it:
- a CDS encoding proline/glycine betaine ABC transporter permease; translated protein: MVDQIPWGQWAEGLVDVVKDNFDPVLDLVHDSLSGMVDLTLAVMTALPDLAMILVIGIIALLLTRKILLSISIGLALLIIWNMGLWDLSMLTLTLVIVSALISFLFGIPLGIIAAKNDRLNSFMRVILDFMQTMPSFVYLIPVVILFRLGNVPGIIATVIFAIPPVVRFTDLGIREVAKELREVADSFGTTWTQKLFKVELPMAKPTIMAGINQCIMLSLSMVVIASMIGAAGLGRNVLIAIQRVDVALGFEAGLAVVIIAIILDRITQGMGSKR
- a CDS encoding glycine betaine/L-proline ABC transporter ATP-binding protein, with the translated sequence MNDLISPLSNSIGEFLIGLNLGSKVAVLQTTGMDEGSGEDKIVVKGLSKIFNAHHPEKILSLLKQGMGKEDILSETGATVGLYDIDFSVKKGELFVLMGLSGSGKSTLERCINRLIEPTSGQILIDGADVLKMTSDELRYFRKIKISMVFQNFALLPNKTVLDNVVFGLEVQGIPKDERYEAGMRVIELVGLKGYESMKPAELSGGMKQRVGLARALATDTDIILMDEAFSALDPLIRRDMQDELLEIQGRMHKTIIFVTHDLDEALRLGDRIALMNNGQIVQIGTAEEILTNPADDYVLRFIEGVDRGKVLTCQNIMKKALLTVTVGQGLRTALVLMKDASLSTIPVVDRSNVFQGLLDADDALRGIKEGKTKIMEVANIDIQTVLPDTAVEFLIPILIVTNYPIPVLNEERKLKGLIVPGMVISALNATGGVN